One Halobaculum sp. CBA1158 DNA segment encodes these proteins:
- a CDS encoding 3-hydroxyacyl-CoA dehydrogenase NAD-binding domain-containing protein has protein sequence MRELSAVETVGVVGAGTMGNGIAQVAATAGYDVVMRDIEPEYVENGFDSIESSLSRLDEKDALEEDPETIRGRIAGTTDLSDLADADVVVEAALEDMEVKQDIFGDLEEATDDDVVLATNTSTLSITTIASATDREDLVVGLHFMNPVPIMEGVEIVTGEKTADGTADFAHAFAEDLGKETWESDDKPGFVTNRVLMPWINEGIRAFDEGVATKEDMDKGMKLGTNVPMGPLELADHIGLDICLDASETLHEELGDRYKPAYLLKRKVDAGDLGKKTGKGFYEYE, from the coding sequence ATGCGCGAACTCTCCGCGGTGGAAACCGTCGGCGTCGTCGGCGCGGGAACGATGGGCAACGGCATCGCCCAGGTCGCCGCGACCGCCGGCTACGACGTGGTGATGCGCGACATCGAACCCGAGTACGTCGAGAACGGCTTCGATTCGATCGAGTCGTCGCTGTCGCGACTCGACGAGAAGGACGCGCTGGAGGAGGACCCGGAGACGATTCGCGGACGGATCGCCGGCACGACCGATCTCTCGGATCTGGCTGACGCGGACGTGGTCGTTGAGGCGGCGCTCGAGGACATGGAGGTAAAACAGGACATCTTCGGCGACCTCGAGGAGGCCACCGACGACGACGTGGTGCTCGCGACGAACACCTCCACCCTCTCCATCACGACCATCGCGTCGGCGACCGACCGCGAGGACCTCGTGGTCGGACTGCACTTCATGAACCCCGTCCCGATCATGGAGGGCGTCGAGATCGTCACGGGCGAGAAGACCGCCGACGGGACCGCCGACTTCGCCCACGCGTTCGCCGAGGATCTCGGCAAGGAGACGTGGGAGAGCGACGACAAGCCCGGATTCGTGACGAACCGCGTGCTCATGCCGTGGATCAACGAGGGCATCCGCGCGTTCGACGAGGGCGTCGCCACGAAGGAGGACATGGACAAGGGGATGAAGCTCGGCACGAACGTCCCGATGGGCCCCCTCGAACTCGCCGACCATATCGGACTCGACATCTGTCTCGACGCCAGCGAGACGCTACACGAGGAACTCGGCGACCGCTACAAGCCCGCGTACCTCCTGAAGCGGAAGGTCGACGCCGGCGACCTCGGGAAGAAGACCGGGAAGGGGTTCTACGAGTACGAGTGA
- the mvaD gene encoding phosphomevalonate decarboxylase MvaD has product MKATATAHPIQGLVKYHGMRDAERRLPYHDSISLCTAPSRTTTTVEWEPDAAPADDEYRIGGEVVDGRGAERIEMVVDHVREIAGLDAAVRVESENSFPSNVGFGSSSSGFAALATALVEAAGLEMTRPEISTVARRGSSSAARAVTGAYSVLYAGMNDEDCRAERLDVGVGPDGFDPEEDLRVVTALVPAYKETEEAHREAEASHMFDARMAHVHEQLQRMRDSLRTGKFSGIFEIAEHDSLSLTATTMTGPAGWVYWQPETIAVFNAVRELREEEDIPVYFSTDTGASVYVNTPAEHAERVEERVSAVGVETNIWDVGGPARVLGESKSLF; this is encoded by the coding sequence ATGAAGGCCACCGCGACGGCCCACCCCATCCAGGGCCTCGTGAAGTACCACGGGATGCGCGACGCCGAGCGTCGGCTCCCGTATCACGACTCGATCAGCCTCTGTACCGCGCCATCGCGGACGACGACGACCGTCGAGTGGGAGCCCGACGCTGCCCCCGCGGACGACGAGTACCGGATCGGGGGCGAGGTCGTCGACGGCCGCGGTGCCGAGCGCATCGAGATGGTCGTCGATCACGTCCGCGAGATCGCGGGACTCGACGCCGCCGTCCGCGTCGAGTCCGAGAACTCCTTCCCGTCGAACGTCGGCTTCGGCTCCTCCTCGTCGGGGTTCGCCGCGCTGGCGACCGCGCTGGTGGAGGCGGCTGGCCTCGAGATGACCCGCCCGGAGATATCGACGGTCGCGCGTCGCGGGTCCTCGTCGGCCGCCCGCGCCGTCACCGGGGCGTATTCGGTGCTGTACGCCGGGATGAACGACGAGGACTGCCGCGCCGAGCGCCTCGACGTCGGCGTCGGTCCCGACGGGTTCGACCCGGAGGAAGACCTCCGCGTGGTGACGGCTCTCGTTCCGGCCTACAAGGAGACCGAAGAGGCCCACCGGGAGGCGGAGGCCAGCCACATGTTCGACGCCCGGATGGCGCACGTCCACGAGCAGCTTCAGCGGATGCGCGACAGCCTCCGAACGGGGAAATTCTCCGGGATCTTCGAGATCGCCGAACACGACTCGCTATCGCTGACGGCGACGACGATGACCGGCCCCGCCGGGTGGGTGTACTGGCAGCCCGAGACGATCGCCGTGTTCAACGCCGTCCGGGAGCTCCGCGAGGAGGAGGACATTCCGGTGTACTTCTCGACGGACACCGGCGCGAGCGTCTACGTCAACACGCCGGCCGAACACGCAGAGCGCGTCGAGGAGCGCGTCTCGGCGGTCGGCGTCGAGACGAACATCTGGGATGTCGGCGGACCGG